Proteins found in one Flavobacterium channae genomic segment:
- the bioA gene encoding adenosylmethionine--8-amino-7-oxononanoate transaminase: MNLTERDKLYNWHPYTQHKTANKFPAIVKGKDALLWDENNKEYIDAIASWWVNPFGHSNTVIADAIYKQLTTLEHVLFGGFTHEPAVLLAEKLMEILPSNQKKLFYSDNGSTSVEVAIKVAMQYFYNQNSKRTKIIAFEDAFHGDTFAAMAASGISFFTEAFQGSLLQVDRIPVPTKGNEEKTIQALEELVQTNEYAAFIFEPLVQGAAGMVMYSPEILDKLLTICKQNNVFTIADEVMTGFGKTGKTFASDYLTHNPDMMCLSKALTGGTIPMAITTFTQEIFDGFYDEDTNKALFHGHTFTANPTGCAAALASIELLQTDEIQSSITRINQSHLNFENVIKNHPKVKTTRVLGVIFALEIVTNSEESYYGKLRNKLYDFFIENGVILRPVGNIVYILPPYIISQNQLEKVYQTIEKALELA, translated from the coding sequence ATGAACCTTACAGAGAGAGATAAATTATACAACTGGCACCCATACACCCAACATAAAACAGCAAATAAGTTTCCTGCAATTGTTAAAGGAAAAGATGCTTTGTTGTGGGATGAAAATAATAAAGAATATATCGATGCAATTGCATCTTGGTGGGTAAATCCATTCGGACATTCTAATACTGTAATTGCAGATGCTATTTACAAACAATTAACCACTCTAGAGCATGTTTTGTTTGGTGGTTTTACTCATGAACCTGCAGTTCTTTTGGCTGAGAAATTAATGGAAATTTTGCCTTCTAACCAAAAGAAACTCTTTTATTCTGATAATGGTTCTACATCGGTAGAAGTGGCTATCAAAGTGGCCATGCAATATTTTTACAATCAAAATAGTAAAAGAACTAAAATCATTGCATTTGAAGATGCATTTCATGGAGATACTTTTGCAGCAATGGCAGCAAGTGGAATTTCTTTTTTTACGGAAGCATTTCAAGGTTCGCTTTTGCAAGTAGATAGAATTCCGGTACCAACAAAAGGAAATGAAGAAAAAACGATTCAAGCTCTTGAAGAATTGGTACAAACTAATGAATATGCAGCTTTTATTTTTGAACCATTGGTACAAGGTGCGGCAGGAATGGTTATGTATTCTCCAGAAATTTTAGATAAATTATTGACTATTTGTAAACAGAATAATGTATTTACAATTGCCGACGAAGTAATGACAGGTTTTGGAAAAACAGGTAAAACATTTGCGTCGGATTATCTAACACATAATCCAGACATGATGTGTTTGTCTAAAGCTTTAACTGGTGGAACAATTCCAATGGCAATTACAACTTTCACTCAGGAAATTTTTGATGGATTTTATGATGAAGATACCAATAAAGCATTATTCCACGGTCATACATTCACAGCAAACCCAACAGGATGTGCGGCAGCTTTAGCTAGTATCGAATTGTTACAAACTGATGAAATTCAATCAAGTATTACTAGAATAAATCAAAGTCATTTGAATTTTGAAAACGTAATTAAAAATCATCCAAAAGTGAAAACTACTCGTGTGCTTGGAGTGATATTTGCTTTAGAAATAGTAACTAATAGTGAAGAATCATATTATGGTAAACTTAGAAACAAGTTGTACGATTTTTTTATTGAAAACGGCGTTATTTTGAGACCTGTAGGAAATATTGTCTACATTTTACCGCCATATATTATTTCACAAAATCAACTGGAAAAAGTATATCAAACAATTGAAAAAGCGTTAGAATTAGCGTAG
- a CDS encoding cold-shock protein — MRTGKVKFFNESKGYGFITDDETGKDIFVHATGMKVETLNEGDSVSYEEEEGRKGKVAAQVVVIE; from the coding sequence ATGAGAACAGGAAAAGTTAAGTTCTTCAATGAATCAAAAGGTTACGGTTTTATTACTGACGATGAAACTGGAAAAGACATTTTCGTACACGCTACTGGAATGAAAGTAGAAACTCTAAACGAAGGAGATAGCGTAAGTTACGAAGAAGAAGAAGGAAGAAAAGGTAAAGTAGCTGCTCAAGTAGTAGTTATCGAATAA
- the bioB gene encoding biotin synthase BioB, whose product MNTTRHNWTKEEIIALYNKPMMDLLYEAATIHRTNHDPNVVQVSTLLSIKTGGCPEDCGYCPQAARYHTDIETNDLMSVQQVKAQALRAKSSGSSRVCMGAAWRNVKDGPEFEQVLEMVRTINKLDMEVCCTLGMLTENQAKRLAEAGLYAYNHNLDSSEEYYKEVISTRGYEDRLETIANVRKTNVTVCSGGIIGMGESVEDRAGMLVALASLNPQPESVPINALVAVEGTPLEDEKPVEIWDMIRMVATTRIVMPDTQVRLSAGRTQMTREGQAMCFFAGANSIFAGDKLLTTPNPDVNEDMKMFELLGLNPQKPFIKKMQPETVEACDSQYEALGEKPKWTRPGHKIEKNIEASVAKK is encoded by the coding sequence ATGAATACAACTAGACATAACTGGACCAAAGAAGAAATTATTGCTTTATACAACAAACCGATGATGGATTTATTGTACGAAGCTGCAACAATACACAGAACAAATCATGATCCTAATGTAGTACAAGTTTCTACATTATTATCTATTAAAACAGGCGGATGTCCTGAAGATTGTGGATATTGTCCGCAAGCAGCAAGATATCATACCGATATTGAAACAAACGACTTAATGTCAGTGCAACAAGTAAAAGCACAAGCTTTACGTGCTAAATCATCAGGTTCTTCAAGAGTTTGTATGGGAGCAGCTTGGCGTAATGTTAAAGACGGACCTGAGTTTGAACAAGTTTTAGAGATGGTTAGAACTATCAATAAACTAGACATGGAAGTTTGTTGTACTTTAGGTATGCTTACTGAAAACCAAGCAAAACGTTTAGCTGAAGCTGGTTTATATGCTTACAATCACAATTTAGATTCTTCTGAAGAATATTATAAAGAAGTTATTTCTACTAGAGGATATGAAGACCGTTTAGAAACAATTGCAAACGTTAGAAAAACTAATGTAACAGTTTGTAGTGGTGGAATTATTGGAATGGGAGAATCAGTAGAAGACAGAGCAGGAATGTTAGTAGCTTTAGCTTCATTAAATCCTCAACCAGAGTCGGTGCCAATTAATGCATTAGTAGCTGTTGAAGGAACACCATTAGAAGATGAAAAACCAGTTGAAATTTGGGATATGATTCGTATGGTAGCAACTACTCGTATTGTAATGCCAGATACACAAGTGCGTTTATCTGCAGGAAGAACTCAAATGACTAGAGAAGGACAAGCAATGTGTTTCTTTGCAGGAGCTAATTCAATTTTTGCTGGTGATAAATTACTAACGACTCCAAATCCTGATGTGAATGAAGACATGAAAATGTTTGAATTGTTAGGATTGAATCCTCAAAAACCATTCATCAAAAAAATGCAACCAGAAACAGTTGAAGCATGTGATTCTCAATATGAAGCTTTAGGTGAAAAACCAAAATGGACAAGACCAGGGCATAAAATTGAAAAGAACATTGAAGCTTCTGTAGCAAAAAAATAA
- a CDS encoding beta-ketoacyl synthase N-terminal-like domain-containing protein, with amino-acid sequence MQTKIALTSLASISPLGNNPEEIWNNYLSGKSLIKLKDYYGEPQFVAQIPSNLRVEIEYLRNSDSKYKALDETVLMAILVSREAIKKAGWNSGDDFGINIGSSRGATQLFEKHHKEFIETGKAGTLASPTTTLGNISSWVAHDLKNDGPEISHSITCSTALHAVLNAVAWLQSGMANKFLVGGSEAPLTAFTIAQMHALKIYQKPSNVENFQYPCRAFDFSKTKNSMVLGEGATVACLEVGKKENALAYIEGIGYATDDIEHNISISDEANCFQKSMKMALKNSNLEDVDAIVMHMPGTLKGDTSEYKAIQKVFGDNLPMLTTNKWQVGHTFGASGMLNLEMAILMMQHNQFIEVPFAEKQNINRKINKVLINAVGFGGNAVSVLLSKDF; translated from the coding sequence ATGCAAACTAAAATCGCCCTAACATCTTTAGCGTCAATTTCTCCTTTGGGAAATAATCCTGAGGAAATTTGGAATAATTATCTATCAGGAAAATCCTTAATTAAATTAAAGGATTATTACGGTGAACCCCAATTTGTTGCACAGATTCCAAGTAATTTAAGAGTAGAAATTGAGTATCTAAGAAATTCAGATAGCAAATACAAAGCTTTAGACGAAACTGTTTTAATGGCTATTTTAGTATCGCGAGAAGCTATTAAAAAAGCAGGTTGGAATTCTGGAGATGATTTCGGAATTAACATTGGTTCATCTCGTGGAGCAACACAATTGTTTGAAAAACATCACAAGGAATTTATAGAAACTGGTAAAGCAGGAACTTTAGCTTCTCCAACAACAACACTTGGAAACATTTCATCATGGGTGGCTCATGATTTAAAAAATGATGGACCAGAAATTTCACATTCTATAACCTGTTCAACAGCTTTACATGCAGTATTAAATGCAGTGGCTTGGTTGCAATCTGGAATGGCGAATAAGTTTTTAGTTGGTGGTAGTGAAGCCCCATTAACAGCATTTACTATTGCTCAGATGCATGCGTTAAAGATTTATCAAAAGCCGAGTAATGTTGAAAATTTCCAATACCCTTGTAGAGCATTCGATTTTTCTAAAACAAAAAATTCAATGGTTTTAGGGGAAGGAGCAACTGTTGCTTGTTTAGAGGTTGGAAAAAAAGAAAATGCGTTGGCTTATATCGAAGGAATAGGATATGCAACTGACGATATTGAACACAATATTTCAATTTCAGACGAAGCAAATTGCTTTCAGAAATCGATGAAAATGGCGTTGAAGAATTCCAATTTAGAAGATGTCGATGCTATTGTTATGCATATGCCGGGAACTTTAAAAGGGGATACTTCAGAATATAAAGCAATTCAGAAAGTATTTGGAGATAATTTACCTATGTTAACTACAAATAAATGGCAAGTTGGTCACACTTTTGGTGCTTCTGGAATGTTGAATTTGGAAATGGCAATTTTGATGATGCAACACAATCAATTTATCGAAGTGCCATTTGCCGAAAAGCAGAATATAAATAGAAAAATAAATAAAGTTTTGATAAATGCTGTTGGGTTTGGAGGAAATGCAGTAAGTGTATTGCTTTCTAAAGATTTCTAA
- the aspS gene encoding aspartate--tRNA ligase — translation MYRSHNCGELNASHINTEVTLAGWVQKSRDKGFMIWVDLRDRYGITQLIFDEQRTDKTVFELAKSLGREFVIQVKGTVIERESKNANMATGDVEILVSELTILNEAQLPPFTIEDDTDGGEDIRMKYRYLDIRRNPVKNNLLFRHKVSMEVRKYLSDQGFCDVETPYLIKSTPEGARDFVVPSRMNEGQFYALPQSPQTFKQLLMVGGMDKYFQIVKCFRDEDLRADRQPEFTQIDCEMAFVEQEDILNMFEGLTRHLLKEIKGIEVDKFPRITYDYAMKTYGNDKPDIRFEMKFGELNAVAQHKDFPVFNSAELVVGIAAPGCANYTRKEIDALIDWVKRPQIGASGMVYVKCEEDGTFKSSVDKFYDQEDLKKWAEITNAKPGDLILILSGNANKVRTQLSALRMEVATRLGLRKSDEFAPLWVVDFPLLEWDEESGRYHAMHHPFTSPKPEDMALIETEPGKVRANAYDMVLNGNEIGGGSIRIHDRELQSRMFDLLGFSKEEAQAQFGFLMSAFEFGAPPHGGLAFGLDRLVSILGGQETIRDFIAFPKNNSGRDVMIDAPSTIDEAQLQELHIKLR, via the coding sequence ATGTACAGAAGTCATAACTGTGGCGAACTAAACGCTTCACATATTAATACAGAAGTTACCCTTGCTGGATGGGTTCAAAAATCAAGAGATAAAGGTTTTATGATTTGGGTTGATTTACGTGACCGTTATGGTATCACGCAATTAATCTTTGACGAACAAAGAACAGACAAAACTGTTTTTGAACTTGCTAAATCTTTAGGAAGAGAATTCGTAATTCAGGTTAAAGGAACTGTTATTGAGCGTGAATCGAAAAACGCTAATATGGCTACTGGTGATGTTGAAATTTTGGTTTCAGAATTAACAATTTTAAACGAAGCGCAATTACCTCCTTTCACTATTGAAGATGATACGGATGGTGGTGAAGATATTCGTATGAAATATCGCTACTTAGATATCAGAAGAAATCCGGTTAAAAACAACTTATTGTTCCGTCATAAAGTATCGATGGAAGTTAGAAAATATCTTTCTGACCAAGGTTTTTGTGATGTAGAAACACCATATTTAATTAAATCTACTCCAGAAGGTGCTCGTGATTTCGTTGTACCAAGCAGAATGAACGAAGGTCAATTTTACGCTTTACCACAATCGCCACAAACATTCAAACAGTTATTGATGGTAGGTGGAATGGATAAATATTTCCAAATTGTAAAGTGTTTCCGTGATGAAGATTTACGTGCTGACCGCCAACCAGAATTTACACAAATCGACTGTGAAATGGCATTTGTAGAACAAGAAGACATTTTAAATATGTTTGAAGGTTTAACACGTCATTTACTAAAAGAAATCAAAGGAATTGAAGTAGATAAATTCCCAAGAATTACTTACGATTACGCAATGAAAACGTACGGTAATGACAAACCAGATATTCGTTTTGAAATGAAATTTGGAGAGTTAAATGCTGTAGCTCAACATAAAGATTTCCCAGTATTCAATTCAGCAGAATTGGTAGTTGGAATCGCTGCACCAGGCTGTGCAAATTATACAAGAAAAGAAATTGATGCTTTAATTGATTGGGTAAAACGCCCTCAAATTGGAGCTTCGGGAATGGTATATGTGAAATGTGAAGAAGACGGAACATTTAAATCATCGGTAGATAAATTCTATGATCAAGAAGATTTGAAAAAATGGGCTGAAATTACAAATGCAAAACCAGGCGATTTAATTTTAATTTTATCGGGTAATGCTAACAAAGTAAGAACACAATTATCTGCACTTCGTATGGAGGTTGCTACTCGTTTAGGTTTAAGAAAATCGGATGAGTTTGCTCCTTTATGGGTTGTAGATTTTCCATTATTAGAATGGGACGAAGAAAGCGGACGTTATCATGCAATGCACCACCCATTTACTTCTCCTAAACCAGAAGATATGGCATTAATTGAAACAGAACCTGGAAAAGTTCGTGCTAATGCTTATGATATGGTTTTAAATGGAAATGAAATTGGTGGAGGATCTATTCGTATTCACGATAGAGAATTACAGTCTAGAATGTTTGATTTATTAGGATTCAGCAAAGAAGAAGCACAAGCTCAATTTGGTTTCTTAATGAGCGCATTCGAATTTGGAGCGCCACCACACGGAGGTTTAGCTTTCGGATTAGACCGTTTAGTTTCAATTTTAGGAGGACAAGAAACGATTCGTGATTTTATTGCATTCCCTAAAAATAATTCAGGAAGAGATGTAATGATTGATGCCCCATCTACAATTGATGAAGCGCAATTACAAGAATTACATATAAAATTAAGATAA
- a CDS encoding efflux RND transporter permease subunit has translation MDNKITKSFGISTWAINNKMTVYVITAIILIGGLISYYSMPREDFPEIIETKIYVSSINPGNAAEDVEKLITKPLEEEFNNISGVTKITSNTLQDYSMILVEFDEDITVDAAKQKVKDKVDLVKSETDWPVMPGGEKVEPNVFDLNIAEEQPILNINLSGDLPLDKLKDYAEYLEDKIERLPQIKEAAIRGAQEKEVEIAVDIYKMTAAQVSFDDIIGAVSRENTTISGGNVVNNGIKKNIRVVGEIENPAELEDVVVKKQDGVVYLKDIATIKFQPKEATTHAREYGNAVVMLDVKKRSGKNMIEATESIKKIVKEAQDNYFPSNLKISMANDQSSRTINQVDDLVNNIIFGVLLVVGVLMFFLGFRSALFVGFAIPLSMFMSYIILSSFGVTLNTMVLFALVMGLGMLVDNGIVVVENVHSLMSQGMSRKQAAIEGVGEIAWPIIASTATTLAAFFPLGLWPGTMGKFMIYFPMTLSVVLFSSLFVALVINALITAEFMQLEEKEMSQKTLIRLSSIVGGIGLVLVILGFSSGANGLKGIGNLMVFFAIMLWIYKYYLSRAQVYFMEVVLVKLENFYKRALIFALSGKKPIIFLFGTIGLLIFSFVLVGIAQPKVLFFPENQPNQIMTYIEFPEGTDIAKTNAFTKEIEKKVYAVANKYTDEENFNFMVESGVAQVGEGAGNPQTDGASQNEMPHRGKITLSMREYKFRKGVNSSDLMNEIRAAVKGYPGVSIIVEKDQNGPPSGYPVNIEISGENYNDMLIEAEKVKDFINSKNIAGIEELKLDVNKSKPGLEVVVDRKVAGQLGISTAQVGQTLRRSVYGEKISTYKEDKDDYEINVRFNEDLKNDNSAIFNQPVTFRDQATGRLQQVPIAALVEKTNTSSFNTIKRKNLKRVITVYSNVLEGYNANEIVGSLKKEMATYKMPKDTNFAFTGEQEEQEKNSSFLFKALLIAMGGIILVMVAQFNSISKPAIIMFTVILSFIGVFLGLVIFRNDFVIIMTMMGIISLAGIVVNNGIVLIDYTQLLLDRKAAEIGLEEGEILSKQDYFDAIVEGGRSRLRPVLLTAITTVLGLIPLAIGLNIDFFGLFINYNPNIYMGGDNVIFWGPLAKTVIYGLIFATFLTLIIVPVMFYLLNRMKIRIKKGKPTETEVLPSV, from the coding sequence ATGGATAACAAAATAACTAAAAGCTTTGGAATTTCTACATGGGCCATTAACAACAAAATGACCGTGTATGTAATTACAGCCATCATATTAATAGGAGGATTAATTTCCTATTACTCAATGCCTCGTGAAGATTTCCCTGAAATCATTGAAACTAAAATTTACGTTAGTTCTATTAACCCTGGAAACGCAGCAGAAGATGTTGAAAAATTAATTACAAAACCTCTAGAAGAAGAGTTTAACAATATTTCTGGAGTAACAAAAATTACATCAAACACTTTACAAGATTATTCTATGATCTTAGTAGAATTTGATGAAGACATTACAGTAGATGCGGCAAAACAAAAAGTAAAAGATAAGGTTGACTTAGTAAAATCGGAAACCGATTGGCCAGTTATGCCAGGTGGAGAAAAAGTAGAACCAAATGTTTTTGACTTAAACATTGCCGAAGAACAACCAATCTTAAACATCAATTTATCGGGAGATTTACCTTTAGATAAATTGAAAGATTATGCCGAATATTTAGAAGATAAAATCGAACGTCTTCCACAAATTAAAGAAGCGGCTATTCGTGGTGCCCAAGAAAAAGAAGTTGAAATTGCAGTTGATATTTATAAAATGACTGCAGCTCAAGTGAGTTTTGATGATATCATTGGAGCTGTTTCTAGAGAAAATACAACTATTTCTGGTGGTAATGTAGTAAACAATGGTATTAAGAAAAACATTCGCGTTGTTGGAGAAATTGAAAATCCGGCTGAACTAGAAGACGTTGTTGTAAAAAAACAAGACGGTGTTGTTTATCTTAAAGACATTGCTACGATTAAGTTTCAACCAAAAGAAGCAACTACGCATGCTAGAGAATATGGAAATGCTGTTGTTATGCTTGACGTTAAAAAACGTAGTGGTAAAAACATGATTGAGGCTACTGAAAGCATCAAGAAAATTGTAAAAGAAGCGCAAGACAATTACTTCCCTTCGAATTTAAAAATTTCGATGGCAAACGATCAATCTTCAAGAACTATCAACCAGGTTGATGATTTAGTAAACAATATCATATTTGGTGTATTATTAGTTGTTGGTGTCTTAATGTTCTTCTTAGGATTTAGAAGTGCTTTATTCGTAGGTTTTGCGATTCCGCTATCTATGTTTATGTCGTACATCATCTTGTCATCATTTGGAGTTACATTAAATACAATGGTATTATTTGCCTTAGTAATGGGACTTGGAATGCTTGTAGATAACGGAATTGTAGTAGTTGAAAACGTTCACTCTTTAATGAGTCAAGGAATGAGCCGAAAGCAAGCTGCAATTGAAGGAGTTGGAGAAATTGCATGGCCTATTATTGCTTCTACTGCAACTACATTAGCTGCCTTTTTCCCTCTAGGTTTATGGCCTGGTACAATGGGTAAATTCATGATTTATTTCCCAATGACACTTTCTGTTGTATTATTTTCATCGTTATTCGTTGCTTTAGTAATTAATGCACTTATTACAGCTGAATTCATGCAATTGGAAGAAAAAGAAATGTCTCAAAAAACATTAATTCGTTTAAGTAGCATTGTTGGTGGAATCGGATTAGTTTTAGTTATCCTTGGTTTTTCATCTGGTGCAAACGGATTAAAAGGTATTGGAAACCTAATGGTTTTCTTTGCTATTATGCTTTGGATTTACAAATATTATTTATCAAGAGCCCAAGTATATTTCATGGAAGTTGTTTTAGTAAAACTAGAGAACTTTTATAAAAGAGCATTAATTTTTGCATTGAGCGGAAAAAAACCAATAATATTTTTATTTGGTACTATTGGATTATTAATATTTTCATTTGTTTTAGTTGGTATTGCACAGCCTAAAGTTTTATTCTTTCCGGAAAATCAACCAAATCAAATCATGACCTACATTGAATTTCCTGAAGGAACAGATATTGCTAAAACCAATGCTTTTACAAAGGAAATAGAGAAAAAAGTATATGCTGTTGCTAACAAATATACTGATGAAGAAAATTTCAACTTCATGGTAGAATCTGGAGTTGCTCAAGTGGGTGAAGGTGCTGGAAACCCTCAAACCGATGGTGCTTCACAAAATGAAATGCCACATAGAGGAAAAATTACGCTTTCAATGCGCGAATACAAATTTAGAAAAGGGGTTAATAGTAGCGACTTGATGAACGAAATTCGTGCAGCAGTTAAAGGTTATCCTGGTGTTTCTATAATTGTTGAAAAAGATCAAAACGGACCCCCTTCAGGTTATCCAGTAAATATTGAAATTTCTGGTGAAAACTACAACGATATGCTTATTGAAGCTGAAAAAGTAAAAGATTTCATCAACTCTAAAAATATCGCTGGAATTGAAGAACTAAAACTAGATGTTAACAAATCTAAACCAGGTTTAGAAGTTGTTGTAGATAGAAAAGTTGCTGGACAATTAGGAATTTCTACTGCTCAAGTTGGTCAAACATTACGTCGTTCTGTATATGGAGAAAAAATCTCTACTTATAAAGAAGACAAAGACGATTATGAAATTAATGTTCGTTTCAACGAGGATTTAAAAAATGACAACAGTGCAATTTTCAATCAGCCTGTAACATTTAGAGATCAAGCTACAGGAAGATTACAACAAGTACCAATTGCTGCTTTGGTTGAAAAAACAAACACTTCTTCTTTCAACACTATTAAACGTAAAAACTTAAAAAGAGTAATTACGGTTTATTCAAATGTATTAGAAGGATATAATGCAAATGAAATTGTTGGTTCACTTAAAAAAGAAATGGCAACTTATAAGATGCCAAAAGACACCAACTTTGCTTTTACAGGAGAACAAGAAGAACAAGAGAAAAACTCTTCTTTCTTATTCAAAGCTTTATTAATTGCGATGGGAGGAATTATTTTAGTAATGGTAGCGCAGTTCAACTCTATTTCTAAACCTGCAATTATTATGTTTACTGTAATTCTAAGTTTTATTGGTGTATTCTTAGGATTAGTAATTTTCAGAAATGATTTCGTAATCATCATGACGATGATGGGAATCATCTCGTTAGCCGGAATTGTAGTAAACAACGGAATTGTATTAATAGATTACACACAATTATTACTTGACCGAAAAGCAGCTGAAATAGGATTAGAAGAAGGTGAAATTTTAAGCAAACAAGATTACTTTGATGCAATTGTAGAAGGTGGTCGTTCAAGATTACGCCCAGTATTGTTAACAGCAATCACAACTGTACTTGGTTTAATCCCACTTGCGATTGGTTTAAATATTGACTTCTTTGGATTATTCATCAATTACAACCCAAACATTTATATGGGAGGTGATAACGTAATCTTCTGGGGACCATTAGCTAAAACGGTAATCTACGGATTAATATTTGCTACGTTCTTAACACTAATTATTGTTCCAGTAATGTTCTACTTACTAAACAGAATGAAGATTAGAATAAAAAAAGGGAAACCTACCGAAACGGAAGTTTTACCATCAGTATAA
- a CDS encoding toxin-antitoxin system YwqK family antitoxin has translation MKKVIIAAVLLVSSLSFAQEVKPKLEVVDQMVKATYYYDNGQVKQEGYYLDGKLHGKWTSYNEDGTKLTMGEYKNGTKTGKWFFWSDTSLSEVDFSDSRIAEVKKWSRDVLVKN, from the coding sequence ATGAAAAAAGTAATTATTGCTGCGGTGTTGTTGGTTTCTAGCTTGTCATTTGCACAAGAAGTAAAACCAAAATTAGAGGTGGTTGACCAAATGGTAAAAGCGACATATTATTATGATAACGGACAAGTAAAACAAGAAGGATATTACTTAGACGGCAAATTACATGGAAAATGGACTTCTTATAATGAAGATGGAACTAAATTAACCATGGGAGAATATAAAAATGGAACTAAAACAGGTAAATGGTTCTTTTGGAGTGATACTTCTTTAAGCGAAGTAGATTTTTCAGATAGTAGAATTGCTGAAGTAAAAAAATGGTCAAGAGACGTTTTAGTTAAAAACTAA
- a CDS encoding TlpA family protein disulfide reductase translates to MKKLVCLLLLSVGFSFAQTTAKGKVKFSAKIENRNSDTLTIYGPNKFKQVIPVNKKGVFESTFEVTDGLHQFSDGSESSLMYLRGGDELTLKLDAKDFDETIVYSGKGAKESNFLAQKALSDEKFEMELEALLEKDEATFKAALEAKGKEDLAKLESAGLDEKLVSLLKPRIAQEGMMLTQYYNQKAAAKKVEGTASPSFDYENHKGGKTKLENLRGKYVYIDVWATWCGPCRAEIPHLKKVEEKYHGKNIEFVSISVDVDKDHEKWQKFVVDKELGGIQLFADKNWNSDFIKAFGINAIPRFLLIDPSGKVVKADAPRPSSNALVELLDTLVK, encoded by the coding sequence ATGAAAAAACTAGTTTGCTTATTACTATTGTCGGTTGGTTTTTCTTTTGCACAAACTACTGCAAAAGGAAAAGTTAAGTTTTCGGCTAAAATTGAAAACAGAAATAGCGACACTTTAACTATTTATGGTCCGAATAAATTTAAACAAGTAATTCCTGTTAACAAAAAAGGAGTTTTTGAATCAACTTTTGAAGTGACTGATGGATTACACCAATTTAGTGATGGTTCTGAATCTTCGTTAATGTATTTAAGAGGAGGAGATGAGCTTACTTTAAAATTGGATGCTAAAGATTTTGATGAAACAATTGTTTATTCTGGTAAAGGAGCTAAAGAAAGTAACTTTTTAGCGCAGAAAGCTTTATCTGACGAGAAGTTTGAAATGGAATTGGAAGCTTTGTTAGAAAAAGACGAAGCAACTTTTAAAGCTGCATTAGAAGCAAAAGGTAAAGAAGATTTAGCAAAATTAGAATCTGCTGGTTTAGATGAAAAATTAGTTAGCCTTTTAAAGCCAAGAATTGCACAAGAAGGCATGATGCTTACGCAATATTATAATCAAAAAGCTGCTGCTAAAAAAGTTGAAGGAACTGCTTCACCATCGTTTGATTACGAAAATCACAAAGGAGGAAAAACAAAATTAGAAAATTTAAGAGGGAAATATGTTTACATTGATGTTTGGGCAACTTGGTGCGGACCATGTAGAGCTGAAATTCCTCATTTGAAAAAAGTAGAAGAGAAGTATCATGGAAAAAACATCGAATTTGTTAGTATTTCAGTTGATGTTGATAAAGATCACGAAAAATGGCAAAAATTTGTTGTTGACAAAGAATTAGGCGGAATTCAATTGTTTGCAGATAAAAACTGGAACTCAGATTTTATTAAAGCATTCGGAATTAATGCAATTCCTAGATTCTTATTAATTGATCCATCTGGTAAAGTTGTTAAGGCTGATGCTCCAAGACCATCGTCTAATGCTTTAGTAGAATTATTAGATACTTTAGTGAAATAA